In a single window of the Nicotiana tomentosiformis chromosome 10, ASM39032v3, whole genome shotgun sequence genome:
- the LOC117280639 gene encoding uncharacterized protein, whose product MTDDFMNHFRFNTKITLNRFALVNLQKKPLESFQEYARRRRSEATGAQPPLDDNELTKYFIMAQEGIYFEKMMGKKFPELVKMRDILEEGIKSGKTHSMTALQAAIKEIQSSSIGSRKNKKEEVSAIVSYY is encoded by the coding sequence ATGACAGACGATTTCATGAACCATTTCCGGTTCAACACAAAAATTACTCTTAATAGGTTCGCCCTGGTAAACTTGCAGAAGAAGCCGTTAGAATCATTTCAAGAATATGCACGACGACGGAGGTCAGAGGCCACCGGCGCACAACCCCCGTTAGATGACAATGAGTTGACTAAGTACTTCATCATGGCTCAAGAAGGAATCTACTTCGAAAAAATGATGGGGAAGAAGTTTCCCGAACTTGTTAAGATGAGAGACATTTTAGAGGAAGGCATCAAGTCCGGCAAGACACACTCTATGACCGCATTGCAAGCAGCTATCAAAGAAATTCAATCCAGTTCGATAGGCAGCAGAAAGAATAAAAAGGAAGAGGTATCAGCAATCGTTTCCTATTACTAG
- the LOC138899842 gene encoding uncharacterized protein, with the protein MPLFIYRKLENELGEIRSAPISLQLADQTTIIPEGIVEDVFVRVDMFVFPVDFVVVKMEENKEVPLILGRPFLATVRAILDIHDRKLMLRVGEETITFEMNVEMGVRKEKRAASGE; encoded by the coding sequence ATGCCCTTGTTTATTTACAGGAAATTAGAGaatgagcttggagagataaggtctgcaccaatatctttacAGCtagcagaccaaacaactattatacccgaggggatagtggaagatgtctttGTTCGGGTAGATatgtttgtatttcctgtagatttcgtagtggtgaagatggaggagaataaagaggtcCCCCTTattttaggaagaccattcttagcgacggtcagagcaatattagacatacatgatagaaagctcatgcttagagtgggtgaggagacgatAACTTTCGAGATGAATGTGGAGATGGGGGTAAGAAAGGAGAAGCGAGCTGCAAGTGGAGAGTGA
- the LOC138899843 gene encoding uncharacterized protein gives MDVQALANRLVILDISKPGRVLACVQGGPKKVTIGDDDVMWLQSRIYVPNMDGLRELILEEAHSLRYSIHLGAAKMYCDLKQHYLWRRMRKEIVGYVAWSGLLGTDLVRDASENEKLIKQRLRTAESQQKSYTNRMVRDVAFMEGEKVLLRLSPMKGVMRFGKKEKLSPWYIGPFKKYDEDPSHVLDFSSVKLKMDLAYDEESVAIMDR, from the exons ATGGATGTTCAGGCGTTAGCCAACAGATTGGTGATATTGGATATTTCGAAGCCGGGTAGAGtccttgcttgtgtt CAAGGTGGTCCTAAgaaggtgactattggtgatgatgatgTAATGTGGCTGCAGAGTCGAATTtatgttcctaatatggatggtttGAGAGAGttaatccttgaggaggctcatagtttgcggtattctattcacctgggtgctgcaaagatgtactgtgatttgaagcagcattatttGTGGCGGAGGATGAGGAAGGAGATTGTTGGATATGTTGCTTGGT CtgggttgttgggcacagatttggttcgtgatgcttcgGAGAATGAGAAATTGATTAAGCAGCGGCTTCGTACAGCAGAGTCTCAACAAAAGAGTTACACTAATAGGATGGTTCGAGATGTAGCtttcatggagggtgagaaggttcttcttcgactttcacctatgaagggcgtaatgagatttgggaagaaggaaaagttgagcccttggtatattggtcctttcaAG aagtacGATGAGGATCcgtcacatgtgttggattttagctcggTGAAATTGAAAATGGATTTGGCTTATgatgaggagtcggtggccattatggataggtag